The proteins below are encoded in one region of Pongo pygmaeus isolate AG05252 chromosome 20, NHGRI_mPonPyg2-v2.0_pri, whole genome shotgun sequence:
- the ZNF233 gene encoding LOW QUALITY PROTEIN: zinc finger protein 233 (The sequence of the model RefSeq protein was modified relative to this genomic sequence to represent the inferred CDS: inserted 3 bases in 2 codons), which produces MGLQVGNGSWSHVWFEGLPGAQVPSPSPPSTRSAAFWRYNHVLPSQDPALPQKEQEKMTKFQEMVTFKDVAVVFTREEVGLLDVAQRKLYQDVMLENFRNLLSVGYQPFKLDVVLQLGKEDKLWMMETEIQGDGCSGHRNQNEINTLQEVRLRFLSYEDLICWQIWEQFTSKLTSNQDFIINLQGKRSKLLKQGDSPCQVWTGESIQVSEDENYIIKLQGESLNGIKNQELPMRTTWDFWRKMYLREPQNYQSRCQQIDVKNKLCKCDHCVRQRIAHQHDDHGLHKREKAFSHNNCGKDCVKESSQHSIIHSGEQTSDENGKGFSVGCNLELHQQLHLGDKPHVSGEYGKGINYSSGLPRHQCVHIGEKCYRNGDSGEGFSQGSHLQPHQRVSTGENLYRCQVCAQSFNQNSCLPSHELTHPGEKLCTCGRCGKGFHHSLDFDIHCVDSAGERACKCDVYDKGFSQTSQLQAHQRGHSRDKTYKWEGSDRIFNRNSGLHQRVHTGEKPYKCEVCDKGFSKASNLQAHQRIHTGEKPYKCDVCDKNFSRNSHLQAHQRVHTGEKPYKCDTCGKDFSQISHLQAHQRVHTGEKPYKCETCGKGFSQSSHLQDHQRVHTGEKPYKCDVCGKGFSWXVHTGEKPYKCEECGKGFIWNSYLHVHQRIHTGEKPYKCGMCGKSFSQTSHLQAHQRVHTGEKPYRCFVCGKGFSKSSXSSDSSESP; this is translated from the exons tTCTGCCTTCCCAGGACCCTGCCCTTCCCCAGAAGGAGCAGGAGAAAATGACCAAGTTTCAG GAGATGGTGACATTCAAGGATGTGGCTGTGGTCTTCACCAGGGAGGAGGTGGGGTTGCTGGACGTTGCCCAGAGAAAGCTGTACCAAgatgtgatgctggagaactTCAGGAACCTGCTGTCAGTGG GCTATCAACCCTTCAAACTAGATGTGGTATTACAGTTGGGAAAAGAAGACAAGCTTTGGATGATGGAGACAGAAATCCAAGGAGATGGGTGTTCAG GACACAGGAATCAAAATGAGATAAATACCCTTCAAGAAGTAAGATTAAGATTCCTTTCATATGAAGACCTTATATGCTGGCAAATATGGGAACAATTTACAAGTAAATTAACCAGTAATCAAGACTTCATAATAAATCTTCAAGGCAAGAGGTCCAAGTTGCTAAAACAAGGTGATTCCCCCTGTCAGGTGTGGACAGGAGAATCTATTCAGGTGTCTGAAGATGAGAACTATATAATAAAGCTGCAAGGGGAGAGTTTAAATGGCATCAAAAATCAAGAGCTTCCAATGAGGACCACCTGGGATTTCTGGAGGAAAATGTATCTGAGAGAACCACAGAATTATCAGAGTAGGTGTCAGCAAATTGATGTAAAAAATAAGCTCTGTAAATGTGATCATTGTGTTAGGCAAAGAATTGCTCATCAACATGATGATCATGGACTACACAAAAGAGAGAAAGCTTTTAGCCACAATAATTGTGGAAAAGATTGTGTGAAGGAATCATCCCAGCATAGCATAATCCATTCAGGAGAGCAAACCTCTGATGAGAATGGAAAAGGCTTCAGTGTTGGCTGTAATCTTGAACTTCACCAGCAACTACACTTAGGAGACAAGCCTCATGTAAGTGGTGAGTATGGGAAGGGCATAAATTACAGCTCAGGGCTTCCCAGGCATCAATGTGTCCACATAGGAGAGAAATGCTATAGGAATGGTGACAGTGGTGAGGGCTTCAGTCAGGGCTCACATCTGCAACCTCATCAGAGAGTGAGCACAGGAGAGAACCTCTACAGATGTCAGGTATGTGCCCAGAGCTTCAACCAGAACTCCTGTCTTCCCTCTCATGAGCTTACTCACCCAGGAGAGAAGTTGTGTACGTGTGGCAGGTGTGGGAAGGGCTTCCATCATAGCTTAGATTTTGACATTCACTGTGTAGACAGTGCTGGAGAGAGAGCCTGTAAATGTGATGTATATGATAAAGGCTTCAGTCAGACATCACAACTTCAAGCCCATCAGAGAGGTCACTCTAGAGacaagacatacaaatgggaAGGAAGTGACAGGATATTTAATAGGAATTCTGGTCTTCACCagagagttcacactggagagaaaccatataaATGTGAGGTATGTGATAAGGGCTTCAGTAAGGCCTCAAATCTTCAAGCCCATCAGAGaatccacactggagagaaaccctacaaatgtgatgTGTGTGATAAGAACTTCAGCCGTAATTCCCACCTTCAGGCCCATCAGAGAGTccatacaggagagaaaccctacaaatgtgacaCATGTGGGAAGGACTTCAGTCAGATCTCTCATCTTCAGGCCCATCAGAGAGTTCACACAGGAGAGAAGCCATACAAATGTGAGACATGTGGGAAGGGCTTTAGTCAGAGTTCGCATCTCCAAGACCATCAGCGAgtccatactggagagaaaccctacaaatgtgatgTGTGCGGGAAAGGCTTCAGTTG AgttcacacaggagagaaaccatacaaatgtgaagaatgtgggaaAGGCTTCATCTGGAACTCATATCTTCATGTTCATCAGAGGATCCACAcgggagagaaaccctataaatgtggCATGTGTGGTAAGAGCTTCAGTCAGACTTCACATCTTCAAGCCCATCAGAGAgtccatactggagagaaaccatacaGATGTTTTGTGTGTGGTAAGGGCTTTAGTAAGAGTT TGTCTTCAGATTCATCAGAGAGTCCATGA